The Papaver somniferum cultivar HN1 chromosome 6, ASM357369v1, whole genome shotgun sequence genome segment CAATCATGATATTATAGGTACGGCATGTCGGCATTACACCATCTTGCAGCATTGCATTAAAAAAACGCCTGGCCATAGCTTCCCTTCCTTTACGCAAAATAACTTGAAATAAAGCATCATAAGTTTTGATACTCCTCTCGACTCCTAATTCTTTCATCTTCTGGAACATGTTGACAGACTCTTGAACGATTCCAGATTTACCATAACTATAAATCAACTCAATAAAGAAATCTTCATCCCATTGAAGACCCTTTTTAGGCATATCTAAAAGAATACAACGGGCATGATTATTTTTCAAATCACCACCTAATCTCTCAATAATCTTCAAAGTAGTTGATCGATCATGTCTATACCCGGTCTTCTCAACCCATCTAAAGAATTGTAAAGCATGTTCAGAGTTGCGTGCGGTATTCAAAACATTATAAACAAGAGTATGATCAAATTCAGGAACTAATGTTCTGATTGAGTTTTGTAACCTAGTTGTCCAAGCTCGATTCGCCATCATTCTAGAAATAATAAtttctaatttttcttggttttgTCTCTTACCTCTTGGGATTCTATTGACGGTGACTTGATCATCATTTTCATTTCCTTCCGAGACTGCATTTTCTTTATCTTGTACAGAAGAAGAAAGGGTTTCAGAGGTTGGAGTTTCTGCATTTGAGCAGAAACCAAGTAGGGATTTGAGAGCACAGggattagaaaccctaaaaatgtgCGTGGGAGTGGTAATATTAGTTCTCCATGAAAGTTTTTTCGCTGCAGATGATGATATGAATCCCATTTTTGTTAGATCTGTACGGAGAAGAGAGGAGATTCACATTAGCTAACCCTAGTACACTTGAAATGGGAGGTTTTTCACTCTAGGGTTTTTGCTTACAGCAGAGTCGTACAGTATTATAGCATTAGTTAGCCCTTGGTGTACTAATTGTAATTTCAGGCATGGGCTTTTCATTTAAAATGTGTCCAACAACATATTGCCCGAACGTAAACCCGACTCACGTACGACTGTAAAGAAAGTTGCACTACAAATTGGAGATTTGAGAAGACTCAAAattattttagtttttcttgttgcAAAAGTTTGAAATCAAGACCTTGATTTTTTAGAAGAAGTATAATAGTGATACTGTATCCGAAAAATCAAATCTTTCCGAAAATCCAATCCAGTGAAGGGAAAAAGGTGATATTTTTCTCAGGTAAGATTTACAAATTTgttcattttgttttttgttcCGAGGTAGTATTTATTTTGAAAAATAcggtttcttttctttctctttgccCAATTGTTTTTCAGCTTAAAACTGGGGTtctgattttttttattcttgtttttcattattttttttccagtttttgTAAGcctaatttttgtttattttcatgTGCAGTCGTTGTGCTTTTTGTTGGTCTAATTGAGCAAGTCCAGGAATTTGTGCTATGGTAAGATCATTTTTGtctctttttttgttgttgttgctgttacgATGCTGTTAGTTCTTCAGTTTAGAAAGCTAAGTTGATGTGCTGGTCTCATATTACCACAAACTATTTTGATGTATAAATTTTCAGATCATTAAAACATCGCAGGATTTAGTTGATATGAAATATATTTAAGCATAGTCTAACTCTCTGCTAAATTTATGTTGCAATTCGAGAGATTTGCATATTGAACTGACGTATGGTTGAAACACCTTTTTGGTTGTGGATATGTAATTCTGGATGAATTAACTTAGTCAAAGTACATAGGGCTATGTTTATGTTCAAGTTTAGGTTTTTTCCTCCTTACTTTTGGACGATCAGTGGTGCAGATTAAAACCGGACATCTTGTAATTCTGTATAATCCAAAATGGCTTCTTCAAAATCTTAAACTAGACAACCACATTAACAAATGTCCTTCCCTCTTGATATATCCAGTTATTCTCATTTAAAGTTGTGATACTGTGTATCTTCTACAAGGCTTCGAATTCAAAATGCCATTGTAACACTTTAATAAGCTGAGCCAGTGTTGTAGTTTGCAACTATTTGTCTTTAGTCGTTGAAAAGACTTGTCCGACTTATTTGTAATTCTGTAAAGATATATGCTGCTATCCTCAGATTTCGTAACAGGCTCACTGGTTGGCATTCAGCCATTTAGCAGTCCATTGTTCCAGGACTAAAATGCCAAAAGAGCAATTGGTAAAGATTGTTTTCTAAACTGATGGATGTCTCAGAACTGCTTTTTGCTAATGCTAGTAGAGTCAAATCCATACTTGAGTTAAATAGTGTTTGGGCGGGCTAATTCTTTTAAGACGATATCCATAACATGTATTTTAAGAATTATTTTCTAATTACTGTTTCCTCTTCTTTGCTTCAGGTTCTTGCTATAGTAGCAGGTGCCTCCGTGGCAGCTGCTGCCTTGGGAGGCAGATATTTGATACGAAGCTGGCAGGCTTACAAAGCTCGCCCTGTTGTACCGCGGTTACGCCGGTTTTATGAGGGTGGATTTCAGCCCACCATGACAAGCCGGGAAGCAGCATTAATTCTGGGCATCAGGTACGTTACTGTCAAGTGATATGTCCTAATTACTAATTTGGTCAATTGCTTATCCTTGGAGCCAAACAAAGGGCAATTTTTCTCTAATTACTATCTAGAACGGCATTTTCCCTCTTCGCAGCTGCCACAAAAGGGAATTTTTCGCAGCACGCGACAGCTTAGATTGATTGTGGTTGAGTGGCTTAATACTTCTTGCACCATTGACCCTTGCAATTTCCAAGAACAAACACTTCTGCTTTTACACCTAATCTACAGCTGAGCTGGAGTAGTTCAATTAACTATAGCCAAATTATATAGGATTTTAAAGTGTCAATCTTTTGTCAAAACGAATCTTGTAATCCTGGAGAGTTAGCAGTTGATTGTGTGATCCGTTCGTGCAAAGACTGTGTAGGAGTACTTCTAATTTGATGCATACAATAAATTAATAGGCGTTTAGTTTACTACTGGGTTTTACAAGATTGCAACTATTACATTAAGACATGGACATTTCTCTAGGTTTTGACACTTGGTATGTCTATCTGTTGGTTGTAGAGAGCGGGATGCCATGGAGAAGATAAGGGAAGCTCACAGGAGAGTGATGGTGGCCAACCACCCTGATCATGGTGGTAGCGCATATCTTGCTACGAAGATTAATGAGGCCAAGGACATGTTGTCCGGAAAATCACAGAATCAGgggtctgcattttaagttgcaattagagatgctaattgttctaattataccctgtccaaaaaaaattttataaataaatcaatctatttATTGGGGAGTAACCCATTGAGTGCATTAAATCTTTTTGCTCTCGACTTCATCCTGAAAAAACATACTAGTGAGGCAACTGTATTCCTGCGTCTTACCTTATTGCTTTTATTGGTTAATTTCTTCCATGAGAAACACAATATgcatttacttttatttatttattgaatttTAGAAAGTTTTATTCAAGAAGATTGCAGAGGTAGCAATCTATGGGGATAAGCAAGAACAGAAACATGAAAATCATACATCATGAAGTTAGATTTTCATAACAAATTGAAAATCACTATCATGATTGATGTGTATGGGCTAGCTGTTTTTATGATGTTTCTCGCAAGAATGGAGCATTGGCATTTTCAATTCTCTATTGCTGATACTGGTTCCAGACTCCTTTAAAACCGTTTGAAGAGCATTACTGAATGCTCCATAGGCCTTTCCGCCACGGACCATTGGGTTGATATCAGCCGATGTCTCATTTGCTTGACACCCGCTTAGTAGGATCCCGGAATCAGACCTGCCTAAATGGTCAATTTCTGCCTTAGGTAGTTGAAATTTGATGCTCGCTTTCTTGCCGAACACCTCCATCATATGAAGACCAACGTCTGATGATTGAACACCGGAAATTGATGATCAGTGATGTAAGATGGCGTCAAAAGGGATCTCCTTCGGAGTAGGACGAGTAGGAAGTGATTTGGGGTTATCTTCATTAGGACCAATTTGCTCTTTTTCCTTGTCAATCAGTCCACCGCTATGGCATGAGTCGGATAGGATGGTGAAGCTTGATCCTACTGGTAAACGGTTGACAAGTTGTCGAAAATCCACATCTGAATAAACATGTTCAGGTTATATCTTAGTTAGTATTTACAAACATTAGTTCATCATTGTCATTTGTAAACTGACGAACATCACTAAATTACCTGTAATAAGGTTGAAATCAGAAGGAACAATGGCTTCATCCTGTTTAAAACCATGATATGAAGGAATTCTCGTTCCGTGTCCACTGTAATGAAAGAATAATACATCTCCTGGCTCAGCGCGATCAACCATTTTTGATTGAGCATTGCTTTTATGTTCATTCCTGTAGGCATGATCGAAGACCCAGGGGGGTCAGTTAGGAGCTCAATGTTACTTGGTTCGAAACCAAGTTTATTCACAAGTACGTCTTTCATGCTTGATACATCATTTATGCAACCGTGCAACTCATTTCTCGTGTTCGGATAGTTGCATCCGACCAACACAGCCAACCTCTTCTTCCCGTTCTCCATTGTGATTATAGCGTAAAAATTATCTAATATGTCCTCTGTTCTTATAGCTATGTTATGATTTCTTGGTTTGAATATGTCTTGAATTTTCCAATGAACCTTATATATAAGAAAAAAAGAATCGTCCTATTGACTTGTCTTAGAATTAAATTCTCTACAAAATTGCTGTACCATACTATTTATTGGTATAGTCATTACGTACAAGCAATTGAAATTGCAAAACTAAAATTTTAGTTTAAGGCTTTTTCAAGTATTATGGTTTTTTCCCTTTAAAACAAAAAGTTATCTCAGGAGGACAGACAATAGCTTCATAAAAGTTCTTAGGATGtttgttaggttataattcttgcTTTCAATTCTACATATTGCCCCTTGAGATAGGCAAGACCATTGCTTAAAGCAACTAACTGGTGAAGTTGAGTTGGGAATCGTGGTCCCAGTTTGTTTTTTTTAAGCAAGAAATGTATTGATTAGTTTTCGGTGTTTACAAATTTAGCATCTTCCTGAACTTGACATAGAATCTGCTCAGGAATGGATAATAACCACACTGGTAAGGCAAGAAACTCTAGCTAGCTTTGCCGGTATATCTGctacttcatttttttttcttacgcACAAAACTACAATGCCAGAAACTATTATTAGCAAAAATAATTTTAATGTCCAAAAGCATGTTTCGAATTCTCCAGTCTATATTGAGTCTTTCCTTGTTCACTGCATCTGCAGCTAGTTGCGAATCCAGCTCAAAGACTACTTTCTCCAGATTCATTTCTTTCGCCCATTTCATTGCTTCCCATAGACCTTTGCATTCCACTTGCTCTAGACTCAAAGTTGCTTCTAGGTAGATACATTTGGACCCTCTGTGAGTACCTGCAAAATCACGAACTATAAGACTAATGCCTCCAGTTTTTAGATCATAATGAAAAGAACCGTCAACATTAATTTTAAATGTATCTACAGTTGGAGGCGACCAGTGCAGATTAGTTCTACACTGTTTTATGACTTGAGGGATCAAACTAGGAGGTGCTTTCTGATGAAGCTCAATCTCTAACTTGCATCTATGAATAATTGCATCAACTGCAACCTTCCAACCCTTGAAAACAGTGTCGCATCTAGTTGTCCAAATGCACCAGGAAACTATTGCTATCTTGCAGATTACATCTTGTGGAACCTGATGAGTTGTCAGCTTATCAAACCAACTGCAaaaccattcaacaatatttacaTCTAGCTGGATATGAATTCCAAGAACAGCAAACCAGACTGCTCTGGAAGTATTGCAGTGCAGAATCCTATGAGAAGATATCTCTATTATTTGAGCACGTAGTGGACAGCTATGGTCTCCATTCTGAATAACATAAACCAGCTTGTCTCTAGTTTGAAGAATATCTTTAATACACTTCCAAAGAAATTGAGCAATTCTTGGCAGCAAAGAAAGTTTCCACAATTTTTTATAGATTCCTTGCATTCTGTGACTGACAGATTGACCAATATTTTGCTCTTCAAACATCTTTCGATATGCAGATTTCACAGAAAACAAGCCATTTCTTTCAAGGGTCCAA includes the following:
- the LOC113287457 gene encoding mitochondrial import inner membrane translocase subunit TIM14-2-like, producing the protein MVLAIVAGASVAAAALGGRYLIRSWQAYKARPVVPRLRRFYEGGFQPTMTSREAALILGIRERDAMEKIREAHRRVMVANHPDHGGSAYLATKINEAKDMLSGKSQNQGSAF
- the LOC113287456 gene encoding LOW QUALITY PROTEIN: metacaspase-9-like (The sequence of the model RefSeq protein was modified relative to this genomic sequence to represent the inferred CDS: deleted 2 bases in 1 codon; substituted 1 base at 1 genomic stop codon), producing MENGKKRLAVLVGCNYPNTRNELHGCINDVSSMKDVLVNKLGFEPSNIELLTDPPGSSIMPTGMNIKAMLSKMVDRAEPGDVLFFHYSGHGTRIPSYHGFKQDEAIVPSDFNLITDVDFRQLVNRLPVGSSFTILSDSCHSGGLIDKEKEQIGPNEDNPKSLPTRPTPKEIPFDAILHHXSSISGVQSSDVGLHMMEVFGKKASIKFQLPKAEIDHLGRSDSGILLSGCQANETSADINPMVRGGKAYGAFSNALQTVLKESGTSISNRELKMPMLHSCEKHHKNS